The genomic DNA ttgaaaaatacatATTGTAGATTGTTAAACTAAAATCGCAAAATCAGGAAAAAATGGGACTGCATAGACCTGAGTCGTTCCAGTTTCACCAAATAAGACTACAAGCAttgcagatttaaaaaaataacatatttttctcatttttgttcAGGTGGAGTAAGAATCGCAGCCATGGCGAAGAACTGTCATAATGACCTTAAAATGAAGTACTCCGTGGATGAGGAGTTCCCCGATCTGTCCCTGCACAACAACCACATGGCCAAGGTACAAAATCTACCCCGACCTTTTCTATCCATGAACAGTGAACACAAACCCACAACACACATCCTGCACAGGCACCAATAACTTGCAGCATGACATTGTGTTTTAGAAAGGCATGACTCTTCAAgtgtacaaaaatattttttaattgttgCTTTTGGAACCAGAAGATGTTCTGATTGCTTAGATCACTGACCTGCACTGGTTGTCATCTGCTGTATAGGTTCTGACCAAGGAGATCTATGGCAAGCTGAGGGGAAAGTCCACCCCAAGCGGCTTCACCGTGGATGACGTCATCCAGACTGGTGTTGACAACCCTGGTAAGAAGGAGCAAGTCATCAGCATAGAGATTAACACAAACCAGCAAAGATAGGGTTTGAGAAGACATAAATGAACTGAAGCAAACACTATTTGTAGCTAAATATGAGTTATGATTATTTTAGGTTATGATTATGGATGCTGTTAAACCCGACAATAATAGCATCCATCAATACCTCTAAGAAAGCAGGACTTCTTATAATTGTTTTGGGGGATAGGGCTAAAGTTTTCTGTTGTACCCAGTCAGTTATGTCCAGGAACGAGAGGACCTATTAGCATCCCTCCGTACATAACAATCTTCAAAGTTAGCAATGTTACTAActtcctcatcctccctcttgTCCCCCAGGTCACCCCTTCATCATGACCGTGGGTTGCGTTGCTGGTGATGAGGAGTCCTATGAGTTCTTCAAGGATCTGCTGGACCCCATCATCTCCGACCGTCATGGCGGATACAAGCCCACTGACAAGCACAAGACCGACCTGAACTTCGAGAACCTGAAGGTGAGAAGTCAAGACCTCCACGATGGTATTGTTATAGATCAGAACAGCATTAAGCTTCCACACTAAATGAATGGcttttaattgattaattactGGTTACTTTTATGGCCGCATACATTTTAAGTTAGGTTCAATAATTTCCAAAATATTGTTACAGTCTTTAGAAACATTTTCTAAAGCAAGTCCAGTCCAGTCCAGTTCTGTCCAAACCCTCATATGTAAAGCCAGCAAGTTTGTaaataataatgtgtgtgttgtgttttcgtCCTGCCTTCTTCTCTCAGGGAGGTGACGACCTGGACCCCAACTACGTGCTGTCCAGCCGTGTCCGTACCGGCCGCAGCATCAAGGGATTCACCCTGCCCCCCCACAATAGCCGTGGAGAGCGCAGAGGCATTGAGAAGCTGTCCATTGAGGGTGAATGTCAAACTATTGACAATAATGCCAATCTATCACAAGTGTTTTGTAGAACGCAGGATATTATTTTCAGAGACTGACTCTTTTTCCTCTGTCTACCTTCCTCGGTTCCTTCCTCTCAGCCCTGGCCAGCCTGGAGGGTGAGTTCAAGGGAAAGTACTACCCCCTGAGTGGCATGACCGACGCCGAGCAGGAGCAGCTGATCAATGATCACTTCCTGTTCGACAAGCCTGTGTCCCCCCTGCTGACCTGCGCTGGTATGGCCCGTGACTGGCCCGACGGCAGAGGCATCTggtgagagacacagacacacagaatgaaaatgaaattgtATCGCAAATTGGACTCTTTTGGGATTCTCCGAGTTTAGAAAGCAAAAAACAGATGATCACATATGTGCTATAATCATAATCAACTGCAAAAAGCCGATTTTataaacacataaatacacactcaCTAAACAAACGACGACCGTCTGAGCTAAAAGCTCCCATCTGCCCTTCAACCTTTAACACTTTCACCATCTGTCTTATTCTCCCACAGCTCTAATATGAAAATCCTGATTACTCCGGTTTTCAAACATCTGTTAAAGTGTGTCATGAATACCAAAGCACAGTGTGCACAGCTACAGCATACACTGCCCCTTACAGTAGCTTGACATCCTGTAAATCCACCACTGTGCAACTCAGACAATTCACATTATCGGAGTTTAGTATTTTGGCTTACATTATAAAACATGCACACTGTCACACTCGCTTACTGCCAGAAACATTTCTACCAAATTGTATTCATGCAACATTGTTGTATCAATGGCTGGCGAACATTTTGTTCTATATGTATATCATGTGAAACTGAGCTGGATCTTCTTCCTCCAGGCACAACGACAACAAGACCTTCCTGGTCTGGGTGAACGAGGAGGATCACCTGCGTGTCATCTCCATGCAGCAGGGAGGCAACATGAAGGAGGTCTTCAGACGCTTCTGCGTTGGCCTGAAGAAggtaaaacacaaaaacatgcatgcatattcattcattttttaccAACACACCCATAAGTCTGCACGATTCAACTGGGTACAAGAGTTAAAGCCAATTCACCTCTTATGTGCAAAACGGCGTTCTATGGTTACACTCGCTTTGCTGTAATTATGTACATGGTGTAAATATTAaaccttttttatattaacCTTTCATGGCTGTTAAACAACTTCATGATGTTTAAGTTCTGTCTCCATTAGGTCCGGTTAGCATTTAGTGCCATGCGTCTAGTTATATTTTAACCACCATGCATTCATAATTTCACTTTTCTCTTCGCTGGTCAGATTGAGGAGATCTTCAAGAAGCACAACCACGGCTTCATGTGGAACGAGCATCTGGGCTACATCCTGACCTGCCCCTCCAACCTGGGAACCGGCCTGCGC from Perca fluviatilis chromosome 2, GENO_Pfluv_1.0, whole genome shotgun sequence includes the following:
- the ckmb gene encoding creatine kinase, muscle b, which gives rise to MAKNCHNDLKMKYSVDEEFPDLSLHNNHMAKVLTKEIYGKLRGKSTPSGFTVDDVIQTGVDNPGHPFIMTVGCVAGDEESYEFFKDLLDPIISDRHGGYKPTDKHKTDLNFENLKGGDDLDPNYVLSSRVRTGRSIKGFTLPPHNSRGERRGIEKLSIEALASLEGEFKGKYYPLSGMTDAEQEQLINDHFLFDKPVSPLLTCAGMARDWPDGRGIWHNDNKTFLVWVNEEDHLRVISMQQGGNMKEVFRRFCVGLKKIEEIFKKHNHGFMWNEHLGYILTCPSNLGTGLRGGVHVKLPKLSTHAKFEEILTRLRLQKRGTGGVDTASVGGVFDISNADRLGSSEVDQVQLVVDGVKLMVEMEKKLEKGESIDGMIPAQK